TTTGGAGTCGAGCAAGGTAGAGTCAGGTTTGGCCCCTCCTATTGTTCCTTTGGGCCTTTGATTTGGGGCCCCCGTCTTTGCAGACCAAACCAATGTAGCACTACAACTGTAAGATGAGGGGTAGCTGCTTTTTGAAAATGGACGATAGCTTGATCGTAGAGGCAATGTCGTCGTTCAGTGGCCCGACTGGCTCTTCTGGTGCGGTGACATGTTTGGTTAGTCCTTCGGAGTTGGTGGATAGCGAAGAGGAGGACAAAGACTTTTGGGGTGGAGAAGATGAAGATTATGGGGGTGAGGAAGACAAGGATTTTTGGGGTGAGGAAGACAGAGAATTTCCTTACCCTTTGGGTGATTTTCTCCCTGCCACCCGTTTGGATTGGACTTTGATGAGGGATCCGTGTGAGGGGATCGATGCCACATTAGAGATTACCCCTAGGAAGGTGAAGGGCAGAAGGGAGCTTCTGAATATAGAATGCTCCATTAACTATGATGCTAAGGGAGCATCCTTTAGGCTGGGAAAAGGCAAGACTCACGCTTTCTAGCATTGAGTGCCTCGGGAAGtttttgggctttgttgttcTATGGGTTTTGGGCTTGGGTTTGAGGGCTTTGGGTTGAGGGCTTGAGTTTCTTGCTTGTTTGGAGCTTCTTGTGTATACTACCTGTGTACTTAGGGGGCGCTTTGTGCTTTTTTATAAATTGctctacttataaaaaaaaaggttccctTCATTCATTCAAACATTGTGCTTTTGATCTTGCCATGTCTTAGGGGTTTCTTTCTTATTTGGAGCTTCTTGTGTATATTGCCTGTGTACATAGGTACATAGGGGGCGCTTTGTGCTTTTTTATAAATTGCtctacttataaaaataaaagttccCTTCATTCATTCAAACATTGTGCTTTTGATCATGCCATGTCTGGGGTTggaattaaagaagaaaaatttggaGACTAGcccgactttttttttttggtgaaccATTTCAAGGGAATAGTGTTAGGTTTAAGGATATAGATAGTTTAGAGAAAAAGGGAGGCCACATGTCTAATTTCCATTAACCAAATCAgaaattttggttttgtttttgcttttgagtctttttatttttattttttattgggctATATAGATTACATATGCGTATCTATGTTATCGGACCTCTAAATGCACAAGTTTACAAACCCGTTACTGTATGAaggattatttttctttggtataGTTTATTACCTAGTTATATTCCTGCAGGTTGTTTACAATGCAAACAAACTTTCTGATTTAgtcaaggagaagaaaaaattgcGGAACTGGCTTGACTTCTATCAACTTAAATATTCCAGAAATCAATCTACGAGGCCTTTAACAAAGGTATTGCACTGCCAATGGGTTGGTGCTATGTACGAttccttccatttttgttttgttctttctaaTTTGGATATCTTTCAGACTAGTGTTTTTTCATACTCAAATGACAAGAACAATTGCCGTCATATTTCTCACTTTTGGTAACTAATGTCATACGAGCAGACTGGTTTTCTAGGTCTATGTGGAGAGAGGGTGGATGCAATTGACTTATATACATCTAAGATTGAAGGACTATCAGAAGCGGTAAGCAGTATTCGTTGAGCATCTTGAGTAAGCTTAATTGACTTCCTGGAAAGCATATACTGTCTTAAGTAGTACACAAGAATTCTTCATCACTTGAAGTTAAAGAGGGTAATGTCAGGTTTTTCCTAGTTTCTTACATGGGTTTCTTGAAATTATGACTTTCTATGTTATTTACACTCCATAAACGTTTTCCATTCTATATTGAAGCTACAAGTCCATCAGCCAACAGGTTTTGTAGTGCCCCGGTCCAGTGCTTGTGATACATCACCCATTTATAAGCCGAGCTTGTGTTGGTCACTTGATTCTATGTGTGGTTTCGTACTACCTTATACTTTCACATATACCATGACTAATATTAATTTTCTATTGGGATTTTAGTGCTAAAAAACcttcaggaaatttttttttctgttctaaGGCATTCCTTTTACCATGTCAGTGACATGATTGCAATTGAGTTGCGCATTGATTTGACAGCATATGTTTAATACTATGTCTTTCTTATGACTGTCAGATTGCCTCAGAGAGAGATAAGATTACGAACAATCCTAAATCAATCATGCCAGCAGCATTTGTTTCCTTCAAAGCTCGATGGGGTGCAGCTGTTTGTGCACAAACTCAACAATCCAGGAATCCTACTATATGGTTAACTGAGTGGGCTCCAGAGCCGTGTGATGTATATTGGGATAACTTGGCGATTCCATATGTTTCTCTCACAATTAGGAGGCTTATTGTTGCTGTTGCTTTCTTCTTCCTTACCATCTTTTTTATGATCCCCATTACATTTGTACAGTCGCTTGCAAACATTGAGGGTATTGAGAAAGCACTCCCTTTTCTAAGGCCCATAATTGAATTGTGAGtgtcttcatcttcttcttctttgcatTATTATATTGGTTTATTaggagaaaattaaaagactaaggaAGGTGAGATTAGGAGTGGTACCTAATCTATCATTGTCTTCTTTAATGGCATCATCTTTTTGACATTTGGCATATCatgaaagacaaaaagagaagaaatgcAGGATAAAGTAATTAGAGTCTGAAAGGTGAGATTAGGAGTGGCACAGCAGTCCAGGCATGTTAGTGAGAAGCAAAGATGCACCATTACTAGTAGATGTTGTACTTCATTTGTGCCTTTGACTTGGCTTAGGGTTGTTTTTTCCCCCTATTCTTAGCTTATTGTTTGCAAGTGAATATAGTTTGTAGGATTTTCTTCCTGTTTGGTAATTGTAATTTGTTAGTCTGTGGTAGGTTGAGGGTACAGACAGCATTTAGAAAGCATTACTGTTTCCATATATCAAGTTTTGACTACCTCAATAGTTTTTATGTGTTTGTTCGTGATTGTTGTTCCCAATCCTTGCCCAGTTGTTCTATAACATCGTTATCTTATACTACTAACATTTACTAACAGCCTCTTTTGTTTCTTGCAGAAAAAGCGTAAAGTCATTAATCCAAGGTTTCCTTCCAGGGATTTCTTTGAagatttttctcatttttctaccCTCAATATTGATGCATATGTCAAaatttgaaggatttataaGCATATCTGCTCTAGAGAGGAGATCTGCAActagatattatattttccaatttatcAATGTCTTTCTTGGGAGCATAATTACTGGAGCTGCATTTCAACAACTTCATGAATTCATGAACCAGTCAGCAAATGAGTATGTCCTTCTCATTTATTTACCATGCATTgtgatttttaaacatttgtaaTTGCTTAAAATATGGCAACTTTATAATTGTTAGAAGGGTCAAAatgttttcatatatttttatgtattatAGAAGCATCAGTATTTGTTAGGGTCTCATTGACATTACCAGCTATCTCAATCAGTTTGATAATCACTTTTACCAATTTAATCAACTTGCAAACTGTTGCACTCAAgtgaaattatcttaattagtatCTGTGATTCGTCCATCTGGATGGTGTAGTAATTCAGTTGCAGGTGCTCAGATGAGTTTGCATGTCACACTTTTGTTCGTTGTACATTGTCAGTAGTCTCTTATGTCCATTGTATGCTTACCCTGAATGAAATGATACAATTTTCACATAATCATCTTGATTCTTGACCACTGCAAAATTAAAGTGGGACCAGCCACCCCCCCTTCCCCCCTCTCCAGGCAATCCCAGTTTTAAAGTTCCCTTGTATATATGTGCTTATTTGATTATGAACCCTTCTAtctagtgttttgtaggtcctTTGAAAGGTCTAAGAAAATATGTGTCTCAAAATGAAACTTGGGTTTCgtacttaaaatttttggaatCTAGGTGAGAATTTTATCTTTGCATGAATCtattattaattgaatatgaaTAGGAGATCAAAATCAGATATGAAAGCATGTGCCTTAACAGAGGTATGTTCTGTGTTTtttatatcttaaaaaaaataatgtagccAAAACACAAGTGTAGCACAGTGATGCAGGAATCGCATGTCGGGGGAGGGGATCTGTCAGGAGTTACATGATTTAGAGTAGATTTTATGTGGTCTGAGATCATGTACTGTCATAAAATCATTTTTCCACCAGCTTTTTTACTCAAGTGTTTCCTCAGTTTCCCTTTTTGTAAAGTTATCTTGCTAATCTCACAACATACACAACaattcttctcttctcttaCATAATTGCCATAGGTTGATCTAGCATATTTGatgtgtgttatatatatatatatatatatatacacatgctTTTTAGCTGCTGTTGAGTGCTTCTTTGATATGATTTGTGACATAACAGTAGTGAGCTAATTGTGCAGTATCCCAAAGACCATAGGTGTGTCCATTCCAATGAAGGCAACTTTCTTCATAACTTATATAATGGTCGATGGGTGGGCTGGTGTTGCCGGAGAAATTTTAAGGTTGAAGCCGTTGGtaatttttcacttaaaaaacttttttttggtgAAGACTGAAAAGGATAGGGAAGAGGCAATGGATCCTGGAAGCCTTGGTTTCAATACTGGCGAACCTCAAATACAACTCTATTTCCTACTTGGCCTTGTTTATGCCGTGGTGACTCCTGTTTTGCTTCCTTTCATCATAGTATTCTTTGGCTTGGCATATATGGTATATCGTCATCAGGTAAAAGTAGCCCTTTGTTCAAGAATAGGTTTCTGTGATTTTTTCAGGTTGTTATGTGGCATTGTTGTATGTTTGTAATGTAAGGAcagttagaatatatttttaacGTAATTAACAAGGAAGGAATGTTATTATTAGCATCTGTCTCAATTTGCTTTATGATGTATTTAATTACCCCTTTGCCCATAATACAATTCGAGGTATTTTCAGTTCTTCAGGGAAATTGGGAACCTCAAACTGCAAACAATACGCTCAAGTAAGAGGTGAGTCAgagagaattaaaaaataaaactaaaaggaaaaagaaagaatatcaCCAACATAAGAGGGTGAGCcgatgatttgatttgatttgatttttgcttCATCATTTTCTTGCTCATCTCTGCCTCTGTTAAATGAGATAACATTGAAATCAATAAAATGTGATTTGCTGAATAGTGGATTGACGTCCATAATTGATCTGAAATTCCAGTCTTCTAGCTTTCACTTCAATTCGAAGTACTAGTAGTAGATTGTATCATGATTAGCATTGTGGATTCCCCTTCTAAAATAACAAGCTATGAGCTCCACCCACTCTTTGTCAATATGGGTCTTGGTGTGATGACATGCTTTCTGTAGAAGGGTTTAAGCCAAACGTCTTATTGGGACGGAGTAACTCACTCATAGTTTGTTTTCCAATTTTGGGTTTGTGCCAGATATTTGTAAAGAAATTgacaattaaatttgtgaaatgTTTGTTTGTAGGACTAGTTTCTCTTGGATGCTTGGATTCATCCCCTATTTTATAGGTGCTCTGTAGAGATCAGAAATGGTGGGAATTATTAGCTCTTTGTCACTTGAGGCTTTTGGCTATTGATTTTCCATGCTTTTATTTGAAGGGGCTGGTgatatgattattttatttgaatttactGATAGTTTACAGAATAAATGCAGCTATCCAAATAATCAACATCGTGTATCTGTGATTAAACTTTCTACCAGTATAATTTTAGCTGCACATAGCCAACTctatgcttcttctttttttttttttttttttttttggtactgtttttactttattttgatACTGATGGAGTTATTTATGTGTGCTACAAGATCTGCTGTATATTGTCGGGTTTGATTTGGAAGCTTTGCTCTAATGGAACTCTTTGTATGAATCTGCAGATTATAAATGTCTACAATCAGGAGTACGAGAGTGCTGCTGCATTCTGGCCTGATGTCCATGGTCGCATAATAGTTGCCCTAATTGTCTCACAGTTGCTACTAATGGGATTATTAAGTACAAAAGAAGCTGCTCGGTCAACTCCATTGCTCATCGCACTCCCAGTGTTGACCATATGGTTTCATAGGTTCTGCAAAGGCCGTTATGAACCTGCTTTTGTTAGATATCCATTACAggtttgttcatgtttttttcttttttcttttttcgtttatttGGACAAAACGTTTTTGCTGAATGGACTTCTTAACATAATTTAATGGAGTTATATTGCTGCTGCTTTCCTTTTATGATCTATTTTGTTTATCCTATTGTTctagcatttttgtttgttggacATTGATGTGCACTTCtgaatgattttaatttaaaacaatcTCATCATCTTTTAAATCTCACTCACCCCTTTTTCTCCTCTTAAACACATTTTTTCAGGAAGCAATGATGAAAGATACCCTGGAACGTGCACGGGAGCCGAACCTGAACTTGAAGGGCTTCCTTCAAAATGCATACATTCACCCAGTTTTCAAGAAAGGAGATGATAGTGAGAGTGATGCAGCTTCAGAAGACTCGGATCAGGGATCTAACCTCGTCCCAACGAAGCGCCAATCTCGAAGGGGTACACCATTTCCCAGCAAGCGTAGTGGTTCATCATCATCCCTTCTGCCTGAAGCTGTCCAGGAGCATTGACAGCCTTTGAGGTTCAGCTGCATTGTACATCACAATAGGAAGAAAATAGGTATAGAGATTACATAGTTTTCAGTTTTTCTTCTGGCAGCTTTGtcctttttgttttagttgAGACAAAATAAGGTAGTGCCGCTTCTCATCAGATAAGTTGAGACTTTTGCAGTATAAGTTGGATGAATCTCTTTTTATGGTGACTTGATTTCAGTAGAATATGAGAAGTTTGATTCCCTTGTTCAAGAATCTTTGGGCTAAGCCTTATTATCTCTGCAATTGTCCATTGATATGTACATATCATGTACCATAAAGAAATCGATATTCGGGATTCTGATCGAAAAATTATATGTGCTCAGAGAATGCTTTGTCTTGCTAGGTCACTGACTGCCAAGTTGAAGGGATTATATTATGATTTGCTTCTCATTCCAATGAGCATGCATTTGTAATGCCTATGAAGCAAATGGATTTCAAATGCATGCTTCAATATTTTCTATCTATCTTCGCAATGGTTACTACCATCTATCACAGCTCACTTTGTTATTTGGTAAACTTCAAGAAGCAACATCTCTAGAAACTAGAATCAATCCAATTATGATTTCCAAGTGAATCTctctaattttcatttttctctattcaagtttcttgattaaataacaatatatatgtttatcCTCACAAGTTCTTCCCTAACAATTCTTTTTCCATATACTAATTCTTTTTTGTAATCATATGTCATTGTATCAAATATTGTGATGTTAGTATGTTACTTCTACCATTAAGCGAAAGTGCTACCTCATACGTTAAAAGATTGTAATCTACTCggtgtttgtttggtttagtAGTTTCAACATGTgcagtttgaaacaaaaaatagtgaaatttcAAAACGTAGTTAA
This window of the Corylus avellana chromosome ca5, CavTom2PMs-1.0 genome carries:
- the LOC132180493 gene encoding CSC1-like protein At3g21620 isoform X2, which produces MVPVNWTNGTLEHSTLEYSDIDKLSISNIPIGSNRFWTHLVMAYAFTFWTCYVLKKEYEIVASMRLHFLASEQRRPDQFTVLVRNVPPDPDESVNELVEHFFLVNHPEHYLTYQVVYNANKLSDLVKEKKKLRNWLDFYQLKYSRNQSTRPLTKTGFLGLCGERVDAIDLYTSKIEGLSEAIASERDKITNNPKSIMPAAFVSFKARWGAAVCAQTQQSRNPTIWLTEWAPEPCDVYWDNLAIPYVSLTIRRLIVAVAFFFLTIFFMIPITFVQSLANIEGIEKALPFLRPIIELKSVKSLIQGFLPGISLKIFLIFLPSILMHMSKFEGFISISALERRSATRYYIFQFINVFLGSIITGAAFQQLHEFMNQSANDIPKTIGVSIPMKATFFITYIMVDGWAGVAGEILRLKPLVIFHLKNFFLVKTEKDREEAMDPGSLGFNTGEPQIQLYFLLGLVYAVVTPVLLPFIIVFFGLAYMVYRHQIINVYNQEYESAAAFWPDVHGRIIVALIVSQLLLMGLLSTKEAARSTPLLIALPVLTIWFHRFCKGRYEPAFVRYPLQEAMMKDTLERAREPNLNLKGFLQNAYIHPVFKKGDDSESDAASEDSDQGSNLVPTKRQSRRGTPFPSKRSGSSSSLLPEAVQEH
- the LOC132180493 gene encoding CSC1-like protein At3g21620 isoform X1, with product MATLKDIEVAAAMNILTAFAFLVAFAFLRLQPINDRVYFPKWYLKGLRNSPLGAGAFVGKFVNLDFRSYVRFLNWMPAALQMPEPELINHAGLDSAVYLRIYLVGLKIFVPIAFLGFAVMVPVNWTNGTLEHSTLEYSDIDKLSISNIPIGSNRFWTHLVMAYAFTFWTCYVLKKEYEIVASMRLHFLASEQRRPDQFTVLVRNVPPDPDESVNELVEHFFLVNHPEHYLTYQVVYNANKLSDLVKEKKKLRNWLDFYQLKYSRNQSTRPLTKTGFLGLCGERVDAIDLYTSKIEGLSEAIASERDKITNNPKSIMPAAFVSFKARWGAAVCAQTQQSRNPTIWLTEWAPEPCDVYWDNLAIPYVSLTIRRLIVAVAFFFLTIFFMIPITFVQSLANIEGIEKALPFLRPIIELKSVKSLIQGFLPGISLKIFLIFLPSILMHMSKFEGFISISALERRSATRYYIFQFINVFLGSIITGAAFQQLHEFMNQSANDIPKTIGVSIPMKATFFITYIMVDGWAGVAGEILRLKPLVIFHLKNFFLVKTEKDREEAMDPGSLGFNTGEPQIQLYFLLGLVYAVVTPVLLPFIIVFFGLAYMVYRHQIINVYNQEYESAAAFWPDVHGRIIVALIVSQLLLMGLLSTKEAARSTPLLIALPVLTIWFHRFCKGRYEPAFVRYPLQEAMMKDTLERAREPNLNLKGFLQNAYIHPVFKKGDDSESDAASEDSDQGSNLVPTKRQSRRGTPFPSKRSGSSSSLLPEAVQEH